In the genome of Desulfatiglans sp., one region contains:
- the glnA gene encoding type I glutamate--ammonia ligase — protein sequence MAEIKTPKDVLKLIKDEKVEMVDLRFMDFPGMWQHCSYPVSQFDEDTFVAGMGFDGSSIRGWQAINESDMLIKPVAESAFIDPFFKTKTLVMICNICDPVTGEDYTRDPRNIARKAENYLKTLGIADVAFFGPEAEFFIFDDVRFDQNQYEGYYHIDSVEGAWNTGRVENPNLGYKVRYKEGYFPVPPTDSLQDLRSDMVLTMQKVGLTVEAQHHEVATGGQCEIDMRFAPLVQMADNLLKFKYVIKNTAKMNNRTVTFMPKPLFGDNGSGMHVHVSLWKGDQNLFFGDGYAGLSEMAMYAIGGILKHAASLCAITNPTTNSYKRLVPGYEAPVNLAYSRRNRSASIRIPLYSTSPKAKRIEFRCPDPSANPYLAFSAILMAAIDGIQNKIDPGQPLDRDIYDMEPEELAKVPKTPGSLREALNSLANDHAYLLKGDVFTPDVIETWINYKMVKEVEATDLRPHPWEYVMYYDI from the coding sequence ATGGCGGAAATAAAAACACCAAAGGATGTACTAAAACTAATAAAAGATGAAAAGGTTGAGATGGTTGACCTCAGGTTCATGGACTTTCCCGGCATGTGGCAGCATTGTTCATACCCTGTCAGCCAGTTTGACGAGGATACCTTTGTAGCTGGTATGGGTTTTGACGGCTCAAGCATCAGGGGATGGCAGGCGATTAATGAGTCTGATATGCTTATAAAACCGGTTGCAGAATCTGCCTTTATTGACCCCTTTTTCAAGACAAAGACACTTGTGATGATATGCAATATCTGCGACCCTGTTACAGGTGAAGATTACACTAGAGACCCTCGCAATATAGCAAGAAAGGCTGAGAATTATCTCAAGACCCTTGGGATTGCTGATGTTGCATTTTTCGGTCCTGAAGCGGAATTTTTTATCTTTGATGATGTGCGTTTTGACCAAAATCAGTATGAAGGTTATTATCATATTGATTCTGTTGAGGGTGCCTGGAATACAGGGAGGGTGGAAAACCCTAACCTTGGCTATAAGGTGCGTTATAAAGAGGGATATTTTCCTGTGCCGCCGACTGACAGCTTGCAGGACTTGAGAAGTGACATGGTTCTTACCATGCAGAAGGTTGGTCTCACTGTTGAGGCGCAGCACCATGAGGTTGCAACAGGCGGGCAGTGTGAGATCGATATGAGGTTTGCCCCACTTGTTCAGATGGCTGACAACCTTTTAAAATTTAAGTACGTCATAAAAAATACTGCCAAGATGAATAACAGGACCGTAACCTTTATGCCTAAACCGCTTTTTGGTGATAATGGCTCAGGTATGCATGTTCACGTATCACTCTGGAAAGGTGATCAGAATCTTTTTTTCGGTGACGGATATGCGGGTCTTTCAGAGATGGCTATGTATGCTATTGGCGGTATCTTAAAGCATGCAGCGAGCCTGTGTGCTATTACAAACCCGACAACCAACAGTTACAAGAGACTCGTACCGGGTTATGAGGCACCTGTTAACCTGGCATATTCAAGAAGGAACAGGAGCGCCTCTATAAGGATCCCGCTCTATTCAACATCACCAAAGGCAAAGAGAATAGAATTCCGCTGTCCTGATCCGAGCGCAAACCCATACCTGGCCTTTTCTGCCATACTTATGGCTGCTATTGATGGTATTCAGAACAAGATTGATCCGGGCCAGCCGCTTGACAGGGATATCTATGATATGGAACCTGAAGAGCTCGCAAAGGTTCCAAAGACCCCTGGCTCACTGAGGGAGGCATTAAACAGTCTTGCAAACGATCATGCATATCTGCTTAAGGGTGATGTGTTTACCCCTGATGTTATAGAAACATGGATCAATTACAAGATGGTGAAAGAGGTTGAGGCCACTGACTTAAGGCCCCATCCGTGGGAATATGTAATGTATTATGATATCTAA
- a CDS encoding NDP-sugar synthase: MKAMIMAAGFGTRLKPLTDHIPKALVPVLNRPILERNIEYLAEYGIKDIIINAHYHMEQMECYIKGCKIPGVNLSISLEPDEILGTGGGLSKCRPFLKDDTFILINSDILTDIHLDQAIKSHMGSGAIVTMVLHDFQRFNQVEVINNTVTKIHRDIAPGRFAFTGIHVLSPHIFDWLPPKGYSDIISECYTPMIESGKTINTHMATGHYWHDTGTIESYKMANKDLLEVENKRFIKGKNTCIDPSVKLINWVIIGNNVCIGKDTIIENSIIWDDVAIGKEMYIKDSIVISDDVIIHTSQGSR, from the coding sequence ATGAAAGCAATGATAATGGCAGCAGGTTTTGGTACAAGGCTTAAGCCCCTTACTGACCATATCCCAAAGGCGCTTGTGCCTGTGCTTAACAGGCCCATACTCGAAAGAAATATAGAGTATCTGGCCGAATACGGGATAAAGGATATCATTATAAATGCCCACTATCATATGGAGCAGATGGAATGCTATATAAAAGGATGTAAAATACCGGGTGTGAACCTTTCAATAAGCCTGGAGCCCGATGAGATACTTGGCACAGGAGGTGGGCTTTCAAAGTGCAGACCATTTCTAAAGGATGATACCTTCATACTTATTAACAGCGATATCCTTACAGATATTCATCTTGATCAGGCCATAAAAAGCCACATGGGATCAGGGGCTATTGTAACCATGGTGCTGCACGATTTCCAGCGTTTTAACCAGGTAGAGGTTATAAACAACACTGTTACGAAAATACATAGGGATATTGCACCGGGCAGGTTTGCCTTTACAGGTATACATGTGCTCTCGCCTCATATTTTTGATTGGCTTCCGCCAAAGGGCTATTCAGATATAATCTCTGAATGCTACACACCCATGATAGAATCAGGCAAAACAATAAACACCCATATGGCAACAGGCCATTACTGGCATGACACAGGTACTATTGAAAGTTACAAAATGGCAAACAAAGACCTCCTTGAGGTTGAAAACAAAAGATTCATTAAAGGTAAAAATACCTGTATTGATCCATCGGTCAAACTCATAAACTGGGTTATAATCGGTAATAATGTTTGCATAGGTAAAGATACAATCATAGAAAATTCAATAATATGGGATGATGTCGCCATAGGAAAGGAGATGTACATTAAAGACAGTATTGTTATATCAGATGATGTAATTATACATACATCTCAGGGTAGCAGGTGA
- a CDS encoding DEAD/DEAH box helicase — protein sequence MIFEDLQLKDELLQAVSELGYTTPTPIQTDAIPEIISGERDFIGLAPTGTGKTAAFGLPMIQLIDFDLKQTQGLILCPTRELCAQITGDLKKLSKYVKGAKIVAIAGGASMENQIRDIKKGVQIIVATPGRLLDLINRKVVKLTNVSYVVLDEADEMLNMGFKEDLDSILESTPDDKRVWLFSATMPDEVARITRQYMDEPVTITVGGKNKSATNIEHLNYIIHEKDRYQALKRILDNAPDIYGLIFCRTRMETQEIADKLIKDNYDADALHGDLSQAARDHVMNRFRNRTLQILVATDVAARGLDVKEITHVINYRLPDEPQVYTHRSGRTARAGKSGTSIVITNLKEKFKVTQIEKSSGIKFTYAKVPGGYEVCEKQLYAMINRMVEVDVDYEEIAPFLPPVFETLEGLSKEELIQRFVSQEFNRFLTYYKDAQDINAPLGRARDEERGKKRSGKEQGNLSQGKSRRLFINAGALDDLTKKNLVKSICSISGISSQKVGSIEIMREFSFVDVDAAVADRVVNSMKGAELDGREINIEYAEKKGNKDRGASKGKKFKKKR from the coding sequence ATGATTTTTGAAGATTTACAATTGAAAGATGAATTGTTGCAGGCCGTAAGCGAGCTTGGATATACCACCCCTACCCCCATACAGACAGATGCAATCCCGGAAATTATCAGCGGTGAAAGAGACTTTATAGGTCTTGCCCCCACAGGCACCGGAAAGACCGCCGCCTTTGGTCTGCCTATGATTCAATTGATAGACTTTGACCTGAAACAGACACAGGGGCTTATACTCTGCCCTACCCGCGAACTCTGCGCCCAGATCACCGGCGACCTGAAAAAACTGAGTAAGTATGTAAAGGGCGCAAAGATCGTTGCCATTGCTGGCGGGGCAAGCATGGAAAACCAGATCAGGGATATTAAAAAGGGTGTGCAGATTATTGTTGCCACACCCGGCAGGCTGCTTGACCTTATCAACAGGAAGGTCGTCAAGCTGACTAATGTATCCTATGTTGTACTGGATGAAGCGGATGAGATGCTTAACATGGGCTTCAAGGAGGACCTTGACTCCATACTTGAATCAACACCCGATGATAAAAGGGTATGGCTTTTTTCCGCCACCATGCCTGACGAGGTAGCCCGGATTACAAGGCAGTACATGGATGAACCGGTAACAATCACTGTAGGTGGAAAAAATAAAAGTGCAACCAATATAGAACACCTCAATTATATTATTCATGAAAAGGACAGGTATCAGGCATTAAAGAGGATACTGGATAATGCACCTGACATCTATGGACTTATATTCTGCCGCACACGCATGGAGACCCAGGAAATAGCAGATAAACTTATCAAAGATAACTATGATGCTGATGCCCTGCATGGCGACCTGTCACAGGCAGCAAGAGATCATGTCATGAACAGGTTCAGAAACAGGACACTCCAGATCTTGGTTGCAACCGATGTTGCGGCAAGGGGGCTGGATGTAAAAGAGATAACACACGTTATAAACTACAGGCTGCCTGATGAACCGCAAGTTTATACCCACAGGAGCGGCAGGACCGCAAGGGCGGGTAAATCAGGCACATCCATAGTTATCACCAACCTGAAGGAAAAGTTCAAGGTTACACAGATAGAAAAGAGTTCCGGCATCAAGTTTACCTATGCAAAGGTGCCGGGCGGCTATGAGGTGTGTGAAAAACAACTCTATGCGATGATAAACAGGATGGTAGAGGTTGATGTAGATTATGAAGAGATAGCCCCATTTTTACCACCAGTGTTTGAAACCCTTGAAGGACTTTCAAAGGAGGAGCTGATCCAGAGGTTTGTCTCTCAGGAATTTAACAGGTTTCTTACCTATTACAAAGATGCACAGGATATTAACGCCCCTTTAGGAAGGGCAAGGGATGAAGAGAGGGGTAAAAAGAGGTCAGGGAAGGAACAGGGAAACCTTAGCCAGGGTAAATCCAGACGTCTTTTTATAAATGCAGGGGCGCTGGATGACCTTACCAAAAAAAACCTTGTAAAATCCATTTGCAGCATAAGCGGGATATCCTCTCAGAAGGTAGGCTCCATTGAGATCATGAGGGAGTTCTCATTTGTTGATGTAGATGCAGCCGTTGCAGACAGGGTGGTAAACTCCATGAAGGGTGCAGAGCTGGATGGCAGGGAGATAAATATTGAATATGCAGAGAAGAAAGGCAATAAAGACCGGGGCGCATCTAAGGGTAAAAAGTTTAAGAAAAAGAGATAA
- a CDS encoding addiction module toxin, HicA family: MSRITPVKWKTLECIFLKDGFLFERQEGDHRSYSKKNVLRPIVIPSYNEIDVDIIKSNMRTAGMTR; encoded by the coding sequence ATGTCACGTATAACACCAGTAAAATGGAAAACCCTTGAATGTATTTTTTTAAAAGATGGTTTTCTATTTGAAAGACAAGAAGGTGACCACCGTTCCTATTCTAAGAAAAATGTATTAAGACCGATTGTCATTCCTTCATATAACGAAATTGATGTTGATATAATTAAAAGCAATATGAGAACAGCCGGAATGACAAGATAA
- a CDS encoding RNA polymerase sigma factor codes for MDNFQDFYRKQNKSLFSYLMRMTDDYYLSMDIMQESFLRCFERYRDKTLNISLLYTIARNLFIDFTRREKRKSPLEQDTADQNADIENEYRVKQEYRKVINAMKRLEKDEREILALTLNEELKYRDIASIMGINEGNVKIRVHRARLKLREFLSEGNNHE; via the coding sequence ATGGATAATTTTCAGGACTTTTACAGGAAGCAAAATAAAAGCCTGTTTTCCTATCTGATGCGGATGACAGACGACTATTATTTATCCATGGATATAATGCAGGAGAGTTTTTTACGCTGTTTTGAGAGGTACAGGGATAAAACCCTTAATATCTCATTGCTTTACACGATAGCGCGCAACCTGTTTATTGATTTTACGCGCAGGGAAAAAAGAAAGTCGCCGCTTGAACAGGATACAGCGGATCAGAATGCGGACATTGAGAATGAATACAGGGTTAAACAGGAATACAGGAAGGTTATTAACGCAATGAAGAGGCTTGAAAAAGATGAAAGGGAGATACTGGCACTGACGCTGAACGAAGAGCTGAAATACAGGGATATTGCTTCCATAATGGGGATTAACGAAGGTAATGTTAAGATCAGGGTGCACAGGGCGCGTTTAAAACTGAGGGAATTTTTAAGTGAGGGGAATAACCATGAATGA
- a CDS encoding alkaline phosphatase, with amino-acid sequence MNVNRFYLFTVLLLTLSISGCTSHITITGKNLENTEKKYKNVIVMVPDGCSMSIQTLARLYKGADINLDKLLTGSVRTYSANSVITDSAAAATAFATGHKTTSGFIGVAPRAKDLLPWVTPEVPPYYPIPTILEGAKLSGRSTGVVVTSTIPHATPSGFAAHSSSRFMPDDIMEQMVHQNLDVAFGGGMVHLLPEGESFKTDDGKSWKGTRKDTENLMNTLKEMGYSIISSKDELAEVKGKKVWGLFNGTDLVPDIDRDELNPTQPSLAEMTKKAIEILTTNEKGFLMVVEGSQVDYAGHAHDPAYMVTEFLAFDEAVGVAVDFAKTNNDTIVVIFPDHDTGGLSIGNNSEMGRKYGNTTVDTLITPLKKATTTIQGLLELAYQDNTSTTEEIKGLFKDKWNLDLTEVQAEEILKFKKFPYGVADYISNNFTVIGWTTGGHSGVDVPLWVYTPYDYTPLRGNINNTDIPINLAKMMDIDLRMIGDELFVDAQSVFPDSKITEDKTGRIFETGKFKIPVNKNIVMNGDKITSTKGVSVFISEINKFFIPKEMVRVIEGKK; translated from the coding sequence ATGAATGTAAACCGGTTTTATCTTTTCACTGTTCTTTTACTTACGCTTTCTATTTCAGGGTGTACAAGTCATATTACTATTACTGGTAAAAATCTTGAAAACACGGAGAAAAAATATAAAAATGTCATAGTCATGGTGCCTGATGGCTGCTCCATGAGCATACAGACACTTGCCCGCCTTTATAAAGGCGCGGACATAAACCTTGATAAACTCCTTACAGGTTCGGTTAGGACATACTCTGCCAATTCTGTTATTACTGACTCTGCTGCTGCTGCCACTGCCTTTGCAACAGGCCATAAGACCACATCAGGATTTATAGGCGTAGCGCCCCGCGCCAAAGACCTTTTGCCCTGGGTTACCCCTGAGGTCCCTCCATATTATCCCATTCCAACTATCCTTGAGGGGGCTAAATTATCCGGGAGATCAACAGGTGTTGTTGTGACAAGCACAATACCCCATGCAACCCCGAGCGGTTTTGCGGCCCACTCATCATCACGCTTTATGCCGGATGACATCATGGAACAGATGGTTCACCAGAATCTGGACGTGGCATTTGGAGGGGGCATGGTTCATCTTTTACCTGAAGGAGAATCATTTAAAACAGATGATGGAAAGAGCTGGAAAGGTACCAGAAAAGATACAGAGAACCTGATGAATACCCTCAAAGAAATGGGCTACAGCATCATAAGCAGCAAAGATGAACTGGCTGAAGTTAAAGGCAAAAAGGTATGGGGTCTTTTTAATGGCACTGACCTTGTACCAGACATAGACCGGGATGAACTTAATCCCACGCAGCCATCCCTTGCAGAGATGACAAAAAAGGCGATTGAGATACTTACAACCAATGAAAAGGGTTTTCTTATGGTGGTTGAGGGGAGCCAGGTAGACTATGCAGGCCATGCACATGACCCGGCCTATATGGTGACAGAGTTTCTGGCCTTTGATGAGGCTGTAGGTGTTGCTGTGGATTTTGCAAAAACGAATAATGACACAATAGTGGTGATCTTTCCTGATCATGATACAGGCGGATTAAGCATAGGTAACAACAGCGAGATGGGGCGCAAATACGGGAATACAACGGTTGATACACTTATAACGCCTTTGAAAAAGGCAACTACTACTATTCAGGGGCTGCTTGAACTTGCATATCAGGATAATACATCTACCACAGAAGAGATAAAGGGACTTTTTAAAGACAAATGGAACCTTGACCTTACCGAGGTCCAGGCAGAAGAGATATTAAAATTCAAGAAATTTCCTTATGGTGTTGCAGATTATATCTCAAACAACTTCACAGTAATCGGCTGGACAACAGGAGGCCATTCAGGCGTTGATGTGCCCCTGTGGGTTTACACCCCGTATGATTATACTCCGCTCAGGGGAAACATAAACAATACAGATATACCCATTAACCTTGCAAAGATGATGGATATTGACCTTAGAATGATAGGTGATGAGCTGTTCGTCGACGCACAAAGTGTATTCCCTGATTCAAAGATTACAGAGGATAAGACAGGGCGGATCTTCGAGACAGGTAAATTTAAAATCCCTGTTAATAAAAATATTGTGATGAATGGGGATAAGATTACAAGTACAAAGGGTGTCTCGGTCTTTATCAGTGAGATAAACAAATTTTTTATACCCAAGGAGATGGTAAGGGTAATAGAGGGTAAAAAATAG
- a CDS encoding CehA/McbA family metallohydrolase, with product MFNHEYVGNIHVHSSHSDGRGSYTEIAEKAARNGIDFICFNDHGHMNENFSLDDEGLYGTGPFALLIGAEIGKDSHHYLAYDIKAIPDNEDASPQKVIDMVNEQGGFGFMAHPFEKGMPFMEKSIAYRWHDLSVTGFTGICIWNFSSRWKERIKSVFHGLFHICFKVLALKGPSRETLSYWDKLCQNRKVVAVGGSDAHGTVFKLWFVRATFLSYGFLLNSINIHIFLKKRFYKDFNAAKTDIYDAMKAGRLFIANDRLAPARGFKFYLLSDDGSDLLMGEEDKFRSTGNLVIELPSKGEIRVIRNGETVYKHRGMEAVYRVKEKGVYRVEVYKYVSVFGWRPWIFTNPVYLR from the coding sequence ATGTTCAATCATGAGTATGTGGGTAACATACATGTTCACTCAAGCCATTCTGATGGCAGGGGCAGTTATACTGAAATAGCTGAAAAGGCAGCCAGAAACGGGATCGATTTTATCTGTTTCAATGATCACGGTCATATGAATGAGAATTTCAGTCTTGATGATGAGGGGCTCTATGGAACCGGGCCATTTGCTCTTCTTATAGGGGCTGAGATAGGTAAAGATAGCCACCATTACCTTGCATATGACATAAAGGCCATACCTGATAATGAAGATGCATCTCCCCAGAAGGTGATAGACATGGTAAATGAACAGGGAGGTTTCGGTTTTATGGCACACCCCTTTGAAAAGGGCATGCCCTTCATGGAAAAATCCATTGCCTACAGGTGGCATGACCTTTCAGTGACAGGTTTTACCGGCATATGTATCTGGAATTTTTCATCAAGATGGAAGGAGCGTATAAAATCTGTATTCCATGGCCTGTTTCATATCTGTTTCAAGGTACTGGCCCTTAAAGGGCCAAGCCGTGAAACTTTAAGCTACTGGGATAAACTCTGCCAGAATAGAAAGGTTGTTGCTGTTGGCGGGTCTGATGCACACGGGACCGTGTTTAAACTCTGGTTTGTCAGGGCAACATTTCTCTCATATGGGTTTCTGCTTAATTCCATTAATATCCATATATTTCTTAAAAAACGTTTTTATAAGGATTTTAACGCTGCAAAGACCGATATATATGACGCCATGAAGGCAGGGCGGCTATTTATTGCTAATGACAGGCTGGCCCCTGCAAGGGGTTTTAAATTCTATCTTTTGTCTGATGATGGCTCAGACCTCCTGATGGGTGAGGAAGATAAATTCAGGAGCACGGGAAACCTTGTCATTGAACTCCCATCAAAGGGAGAGATAAGGGTTATAAGGAATGGTGAAACGGTTTATAAACATCGTGGCATGGAGGCGGTATACCGTGTAAAGGAAAAGGGTGTCTACAGGGTGGAGGTCTATAAGTATGTCTCTGTTTTCGGATGGCGGCCCTGGATATTTACCAACCCGGTGTATTTAAGATAA
- a CDS encoding alpha/beta hydrolase: protein MDLMKRIDPELAPALEMIPADGSLNFDDLDTARKMSDEIFGRMVSMMPAVKGVSSRDLSIPGPKGAPDITVRVYTPEAETGKRPAMLWIHGGGYLLGDLTADDYTMRSMCVNTGCVMVSTNYRLAPENPFPAPVEDCYASLKWMVNNAESLGIDKTRVAIGGGSAGGGLAAGLAIMTRDRGEIALSFQLLIYPMIDDRNITPSSHAITDLRTWDREKNIFAWKAYLGDSIKDGIVSPYAAASRAKDLSGLPPAYIAVGELDLFLDEDIEYAQRLLQAGVPTELHVYPGATHGFDSIISASVVKRFSAERDNAVKRALK, encoded by the coding sequence ATGGATCTTATGAAACGGATAGACCCGGAGCTTGCCCCGGCGCTTGAGATGATCCCTGCGGATGGCTCTTTAAATTTTGATGATCTCGATACAGCAAGGAAGATGAGTGATGAGATATTTGGCCGGATGGTATCGATGATGCCTGCTGTAAAAGGTGTCAGTTCAAGGGATTTATCAATCCCCGGACCAAAGGGTGCACCGGATATTACTGTAAGAGTATATACACCAGAGGCAGAAACTGGGAAAAGACCAGCCATGCTCTGGATACATGGCGGAGGGTATCTGCTTGGAGACCTTACAGCGGATGATTACACCATGCGCTCGATGTGTGTAAATACCGGGTGTGTTATGGTCTCCACAAACTACAGGCTTGCGCCTGAAAACCCATTCCCTGCGCCTGTTGAAGACTGTTATGCGAGCCTCAAATGGATGGTAAATAATGCGGAAAGCCTGGGCATAGATAAAACAAGGGTGGCCATAGGAGGAGGGAGCGCAGGTGGCGGGCTTGCAGCAGGGCTTGCAATTATGACAAGGGACAGGGGAGAGATAGCATTATCATTTCAGCTCCTCATTTACCCCATGATAGATGATCGTAACATTACTCCTTCAAGCCATGCCATAACAGACCTGCGTACATGGGATCGTGAAAAGAATATCTTTGCATGGAAGGCATACTTAGGTGATTCGATAAAAGATGGCATTGTATCTCCATATGCTGCTGCATCAAGGGCAAAGGATCTATCGGGCCTGCCGCCAGCCTATATAGCTGTGGGCGAACTGGACCTGTTTCTTGATGAGGATATAGAGTATGCACAGAGGCTGTTGCAGGCAGGTGTCCCGACTGAGCTGCATGTATACCCTGGGGCCACACACGGGTTTGATTCCATTATCTCTGCATCTGTAGTAAAAAGGTTTAGCGCGGAGAGGGATAATGCGGTTAAAAGGGCTTTAAAATAA
- a CDS encoding MFS transporter: MKIFLLLLFWTLWYVNFIAKSITSPLMPLIEDEFAITHAMAGVLFFCFWIGNTISVFYAGFMSLKIGYKRSILVSFYGMTIAFIIMRFATSYVSFASIAFLLGLASGIYLPCGIPLITAVFSRDNWGKAISVHETAAGFGMLTVPFMVTMIISVMNWKNIFLIMSAACLILGVILHVTSPDPRPEKIEKGGMMEIVKSKDFWIMTALWSSCAVASMGIFNVIPLFLVKERGIPIETANTIFGISRIGGFIAMISVGFIIDRFNLKKLLFVLLFAAGITTIAIAVISAPWLLSSVLFLQATFSVVFFPAGLVAISRLTTLSERSVFTGILMSMSGIIGPGLSPIVLGAIADRWSFQAGILGTGVIIVAACMLVGKLKEV; encoded by the coding sequence ATGAAGATTTTTCTTTTACTCCTGTTCTGGACACTGTGGTATGTGAACTTTATCGCTAAATCCATCACCTCACCACTGATGCCACTGATAGAGGATGAATTTGCCATTACCCATGCAATGGCAGGCGTTCTCTTTTTCTGTTTCTGGATAGGGAATACCATATCTGTCTTTTATGCCGGTTTCATGTCACTTAAGATAGGTTACAAACGCTCCATTTTGGTCTCCTTTTACGGTATGACCATTGCCTTTATTATAATGCGCTTTGCCACATCCTATGTATCCTTTGCCTCAATTGCTTTTCTTTTGGGGCTCGCTTCAGGCATTTACCTACCATGCGGAATACCTCTCATAACCGCGGTCTTCAGCCGTGACAACTGGGGTAAGGCAATATCCGTTCATGAGACTGCTGCAGGCTTCGGCATGCTTACTGTCCCGTTTATGGTTACCATGATCATCTCTGTAATGAACTGGAAAAATATCTTTCTGATCATGAGCGCTGCATGCCTGATACTTGGTGTCATACTCCATGTTACATCCCCTGACCCGAGACCGGAAAAGATAGAAAAGGGCGGTATGATGGAGATTGTAAAAAGTAAGGATTTCTGGATCATGACCGCACTGTGGAGTTCATGCGCAGTTGCCAGCATGGGTATATTCAATGTTATTCCCCTGTTCCTGGTAAAGGAGCGGGGGATCCCGATAGAGACTGCCAACACCATATTCGGTATTTCCAGGATCGGTGGGTTTATCGCCATGATCTCAGTGGGTTTTATTATAGACCGGTTCAACCTCAAAAAACTGCTTTTTGTCCTGCTGTTTGCAGCGGGAATAACAACAATAGCTATAGCAGTAATCAGCGCCCCCTGGCTCTTAAGCTCAGTATTATTCCTTCAGGCGACCTTCAGTGTTGTGTTTTTCCCTGCTGGGTTAGTTGCCATATCAAGGCTTACAACATTGAGTGAACGCAGTGTCTTTACGGGCATACTGATGAGCATGTCAGGGATCATAGGACCGGGGCTTTCACCCATAGTCTTAGGTGCAATAGCAGATAGATGGAGCTTTCAGGCAGGCATACTCGGTACAGGGGTGATTATTGTCGCAGCGTGTATGCTTGTGGGGAAATTGAAAGAGGTATAA
- the nagZ gene encoding beta-N-acetylhexosaminidase, producing MNTILDNSEIDSCIGQLFMIGMPGLYLDEETESLIREYNIGGIVLFKRNIDNPVQIAELCRSIQAASMKYHGNSILIAVDQEGGMVARLKGPFTIFPGNEAIGESSKSLKMAKEFARITAKEMRMVGLNMDLAPVMDVKRGIPDKHLGTRIFSDDPDKVGLLGGVMIETLQKNGVMAVAKHFPGLGLANFDPHQGNVTIKYESREIQKGQIKPFKKAVKKDVAGIMTSHAIYPDIDPEYPATLSHKIMTGILREKLRYKGLILTDDLEMGAIQKSIGVAQGAVAAFMAGADLLLICERQGYVVEAIELIRKRLFENELTMDRIMDSVVRIRDVRKDYPGPKKRVSITGIRKYFDMNGEVA from the coding sequence ATGAACACCATCCTTGATAACTCAGAGATTGACTCCTGTATAGGTCAATTGTTTATGATCGGGATGCCAGGTTTATATCTCGATGAAGAGACAGAGTCACTGATACGGGAATACAATATTGGAGGTATTGTCCTTTTTAAAAGGAATATAGATAACCCTGTTCAGATAGCAGAGCTGTGCAGATCCATACAGGCAGCATCTATGAAATATCATGGTAATTCCATATTAATTGCAGTTGATCAGGAGGGAGGAATGGTCGCCAGGCTTAAAGGGCCTTTTACCATATTCCCCGGTAATGAGGCGATCGGTGAATCCTCAAAATCCTTAAAGATGGCAAAGGAGTTTGCCAGGATAACTGCAAAAGAGATGCGGATGGTGGGGCTTAATATGGATCTGGCCCCGGTAATGGATGTGAAAAGGGGCATCCCGGACAAACATCTTGGGACCCGTATCTTCAGTGATGATCCTGATAAGGTTGGCCTTCTGGGCGGGGTTATGATAGAAACCCTCCAGAAAAATGGGGTAATGGCTGTAGCCAAACACTTCCCCGGGCTTGGGCTCGCAAATTTTGACCCTCATCAGGGAAATGTGACTATCAAATATGAATCAAGAGAGATACAAAAAGGGCAGATAAAGCCATTTAAAAAGGCAGTTAAGAAAGATGTGGCAGGGATTATGACATCCCATGCTATCTACCCTGATATTGACCCTGAATATCCTGCAACCCTGTCGCACAAAATAATGACCGGGATATTGAGAGAAAAATTAAGATACAAAGGGCTGATTCTTACAGATGACCTTGAAATGGGGGCCATACAAAAAAGCATCGGTGTTGCGCAGGGCGCTGTCGCTGCATTCATGGCAGGCGCTGATTTACTGCTTATATGTGAACGCCAGGGTTATGTTGTTGAGGCTATAGAACTTATCAGAAAGCGGCTTTTTGAAAATGAGTTGACAATGGATAGGATCATGGACTCAGTCGTTAGAATAAGGGATGTGAGAAAGGATTATCCGGGGCCTAAAAAAAGGGTCTCCATTACCGGTATAAGAAAATACTTTGATATGAATGGTGAGGTTGCATAG